Genomic DNA from Nitratidesulfovibrio vulgaris str. Hildenborough:
TGACAAGAAGAAGCGGAGGCTGGTGCCTCCGCGACATGACGCACTCGCGCAGGACGAATGAGCCCGGACGCCAATGACGATATCTCCGGCGCAGAGAACACGGCAGGCGTTCGCTTCAGGCAGGGGTGACCCCTGCCGGCTCACTGTGCCGGGTCACTGGCTGCGCCAATGACAAGAAGAAGCGGAGGCTGGTGCTCCGCGACATGACGCACTCGCGCAGGACGAATGAGCCCGGACGCCAATGACGGTATCTCCGGCGCAGAGAACAGGGCAGGCGTTCGCTTCCGGCAGGGGTGAACCCTGCCGGCTCACTGTGCCGGGTCACTGGCTGCGCCAATGACAAAAAGAAGCGGAGGCTGGTGCCTCCGCGACATGACGCACTCGCGCAGGACGAATGAGCCCGGACGCCAATGACGGTATCTCCGGTGCAAAGGACACGGCAGGCGTTCGCTTCCGGCAGGGGTGAACCCTGCCGACTCACTGTGCCTGGTCACTGGCTGCGCCAATGACAAAAAGAAGCGGAGGCTGGTGCCTCCGCTTCTTTTTGCGGGGATGGTCCGAGGAGTCCGGACGCCGCATTGCGGCTACGACGTACCGGAAAATATCTACGCCACGCGCTCTTCAAGGCGCACGCGGTCGAGGTCTACGACTACAGGGTCGATGAGGGTGAAACCGGAGGGGTTCGACCAGTTGAACTCATCCGCGGCACGCCCTGCGTAGGTCACGTCACTCAGGGCGCTGAACCCTTCCGTCAGACACGGTGACAGGTCGAGTACACGTGCGGCAAAGGCATTGGCATCGAAGGAATCGACATTGCGCCACACCCATCTGTAGGTACAACGTTCGTCGGTGAAACCCATGACAGCCATGAACCGGGCACGCGAACCAAGGAAGAGTTCAGGATTCAGCGTCGTTCCCGTTGCCATCAGAGCCTTGGTGTCAAAAGGTACCGGCTGACCATCCACGGTCAGCTGAACAGTTGTCGCTGCATCGATACGCATACCGAAATTCCGAGTGTTGCCCCGGCGCCACCAGTTCATGTACTTCTGTGAGTATATCTTGCGGCCGTTGGTGCGGATGTTTTCCGCAGTACGTGACGAGACGGGATGCAGAGCCAGGTCGCAGCTGCTACCGGTGAAAGTAAGGACGATATCCATTGATTGACCTCTCAAACAACACATGATCTCTAAAAAAATCCTGCACTGAGGCAAGATTTGCCAGGCCTTGCGAGTGAGAGCCTCCGGTGAACAGCCACATGCGTCGGTTGCAACGACGCTACAACATCAGGTACGGCACGGCTCAGCTTTCGCAGGTTGGTCACCCAACCAAGACGCCCTCACTTTGCCTCAGTCGGCACAAACAGTCAACAGGATTGTAGCAGAAAGTCGATTTTACGAAGCACCCAACATTGATTGCGCACATAGTTGTGAAAAAATTGATCAAGCCGGTCGAAGCCTCCTTTCCCGTTCCCGCCGCGCCTTTTCGCAACCAGCGACAGATCGCCAATGCATGGCGGATATCCAGATATGACATGCTGCATTCACATCGTTTTCAAACCTTGCCATTACCATCGGCGACCAGAAACACCTGCAACGCTGCGCCGCGCGATGGGGCCAGCACATACCAAAAAAAGGCGGAGAGCGACGTGTGGTCGTCGCTCTCCGGGGGAAGGGAGGATCATTGAAGACTGGGAAGGGAGGGTATGCAGTCAGGCGAATGCCTGTTCATGCCATCAGGCAGGTACCTTCGAAGAAGATCGCGACTCGGCTTCGACCTCACGCCGCACCTCGGCGAGGTCGATAACAATGGGGTCGATGAGGGTGAACCCGCTGGGATTGCACCACGAATCATCATCGGCGCATCTGCCATTGTAGAAGACGGAGTCGACGACATTGTAGCCTTCTGTCCGGAGAACGCGATCCCAGTTGAGAACCTGAAAGCGGAAGTTCTTCGGGTCGAAGTCCTGAACATCATTCCATATCCACTTGAAATTGCACCACTCATCGTCATATCCAAGAACAGCGAGATACTTGGCGCGGCTTTCCAGATACATCCGGCGACGCACGGCATGCACATCGCGGTAAAGAAGCTGGTCGTCGAACGGGGTCTGCTTTCCGTCAACGTACAGGCGCACCATGCTGTCCGGCCCGACGCGCATGCCGAAGGTGCGAGTGTTACCCTTGCGCCACCAGTTCATATACTTTTCCGCGTAAATCGCCCGCCCGCGCTTACGTATGGTCTCGGCGGTCTGCGGAGAAACGGGATGAAGAGCGATGTCACAGCTTTGACCAGTGATTTCAAAGATGATGTTCATGGATTCCCTCTCGTACTACAGATTGTTTCCGCCGGGCCTGCAAGGCTGCGTCATGTTGAACCAGCTATTCTGCCCGTAAGTGAGCATACACTGTGCCATTGCGTAATAAGGGATCGCGCATCTGCCAGCACATCCCCGCACTCGCTTGCGAACAAAGCATAGTTATTTTTTTCACAACCTGTCAAGCGTCGCCACCTGTTCCGTGCAATACCCAGTCTGCGGGAAATTGCGCGGTTACGCCCCACCAAAGCTCATATTCTTCGCGAAAGACATAGCATGGTGCATGCGCTTTTTCGCAATTATCACCCTGCCAGCCTTCAGACCGGAGGACACAGGCGCATGGTAGTGCGCTCGCCGTATGAGCCCTTCATGATGATGGACGGTCCAGACGTCGCATCATCCGGAAGGCACGACGACAAGACGGGATAGAAGAAGGTCGCTGGTGCCTCGTCATACCGCAAGCCCATTCCCTCTCGTCTCCATTCGACCATGCTCACTGCCGGTCATGCCCATCAATGCACTACAACTGTTGCGTCCAGAGAAAAACAGTCGGCAAACATCCACAGTTCGATACTGCATCGAACGGCTACACCCCTCTTCCCAAAAGGGTTTCGCAGCCCCTGCCCGCATCGCGCATGCCCACCGGACAAGCTCGAAAAACTCTAAAAAAAGTCAAACATCAAGACTGATTGGGCTTTGAGAAGATCATCGTCGGACTTCTGCAACCTCACACCACGAAACTGCAGAACAGGACCATTTCCATGCAACAGTCCCATCGACCTGGCGGGTATTCCTTCACCGTACAGCCGCGCCAGCATACATGCCCGCCGATGACGGACCATGAACCGTTTTTTTCTTGTCAGCACACAGGCGGTGCAGTAAGGTCGGCATGTTCAAGTCAGTTCACAACCACGCAACCCCTATCCTCAAGCTGCTACCTTGCACCGAGAGGCAGAATGGCACACCAGAGCATCCCCGGACATGGCAAACGCTTTCCCGGCCAGCTAGGCATCGTCCTTCTGGTGCTGACTTTCGTTGTGGCAAGCGTCTGCGGGGCACATGCCTCCGAAAGGCTCAATGTGGTATCGGCGTTCCTGATAGACCAGAACAGCCGACGTGTGCTCTTCGAACAGAACGCTGACGCGCAGATTCCTCCCGCTTCGCTCACCAAGGTCATATCGATGTATGTGGCCCTCGACCATATCAGGGCCGGAAAGGCCTCTCTCGCAGACAAGGTCAAGATCAGCGCCCGTGCGGCCCGAACAGGCGGTTCTCGCATGTTTCTCACCCGCGGAGAGACTGTATCGCTTGACGAACTGCTTATGGGCATGGCTGTATCCTCTGGCAATGACGCCAGTGTTGCAGTGGCTGAGCATATCGCGGGCAGTACCGACCGGTTCGTACAACTGATGAACGCCAAGGCACGTGCACTGGGGATGACGGAAACGACATTCCGCAACGTCAACGGACTGCCTGCAGCGGGGCAGAAGACGACAGCGCGAGACATGGGCAAGCTGGCAGTCAGCTATCTCACTGCCCATCCGCAGGCACTGCGCTACCATTCAACGCGCTTCATCAGACACAACAAGGTCATCACGACCAACAAGAATCCCATGCTCGGCAACTGCGAAGGGGCCGACGGCCTCAAGACCGGCTGGGTATGCGCGTCGGGCTACAACCTCATATCCACTGTCAAACGGGGCAACACCCGCCTTGTTGCTGTCGTCCTCGGCGCGGAGAACAGTCAGGTTCGCGGTCAGGAGATGAACAGGCTCATCGACGCAGGCTACAGGTCGTTACGGGGTGAGGGGCCTTCAGTGGCTGCCGTCCTGCCCCGCCTCTCGCCTGCCGATTATCGGATCGACCTGCACAAGACCAACTCTCTCGCCTATGCCGAAGTGAGCAAACACAAGAAGAAGATCGCAGCCCGCAAAGGCAAACTGCGGGCAGGCAAGACTGGCTCCAAGCAGCACGCCTCGGCGCAGGTCAGCAAGTCCTCCAAATCATCCAAGGCCGTCAAAGGCAAATCTCCGGACAAGTCTGCAGCTACATCCAAGGCTGTCGCCACAGTGCGGCGAGAGAAAGCCAAGGCGGTTCCTTCGAACAAGTCTGTCCGGGCTACCAAGGTGCAGCAGGCCCGCAAGGCTGCCGTCGCCCGCAAGACAGAGACGAAAACGACCGTGAAACGGTCCAAGCCCGCCACCGCCGCTTCGACCAAGAAGACGGCAGCACCGCCTCGTACTCCCGTACAGCGCGCCGAACGCACAGACAAACGGGGCTAGGCGGGGGGCGGAACACGCCCCGGCCCGCACGATGTCTTCTCTTTTCTCTCTCCCGGTCAGCCTGATGTCCATTCACGCTCTTCCGCACTTCATGGCAGCCTCGTAGCGGTCATGCCCCACGCTTTGCGTGCTGGTGCAGGCTTACATCTCGATGGTGCCGCCTCTCCTCCACTCCATGCTTCTTGCCCGAAGAACGCCTCGGGCGCCTGCCCTTCAGCAAGGTTGAGTCTCAGCCCCCCTGTCGTGCGAACAAGGCGACAGCGGCAACAAGACACGACAGCCCCGGCGCGCAATCGCCGGGGCTGTCGTGTCATTCACCCATGGATACCAGCAGGGCAAACATCTGTCTGCGGGGTGTCAGGCGGAATGCCCCCTATAGACGGCACCCGATGTGGGACTCTCGCGCACGACGACCTTGGAAAGCAGCGGGAGGGATGTCACAAGGCGTTCCCACAGCCAGCGGGCGATGTTCTCGCTTGTGGGGTTCTCGAGTCCTTCAATATCATTCAGGTAGGCATGGTCTAGCTGGTCCACGACCGGGCGCGCCACGCGCTTGACGTCTCCGAAATCCATCACCCAGCCGTTGTCTCCGTCGAGAGGCCCGGCAAGGTGGACTTCAACACTGAAGGTATGCCCGTGCAGGTTGCCGCACTTGTGCCCCTTCGGAACACAAGGCAGACGATGTGCCGCGTCGAACGACAACGTGACGAAAAGTTCCATGACGACTCCTGACGTATGATATCGGTCGAACCGGGCGACCGGATTGATGGATTTCCACCCGGGAAAACAGCGTGCCATCTCAGAAGGCTGCGCACTCTGATTGCCTGAGGACGAACAGACATGGCCCATGACAGGGCATCGTCTATCCGGCATGGGATGCTTCTGGCGGCATTATCACGTGCCGATGCCGCGGGATGGGACACCCCGCCTGACCATTGTCCGTACCGGATACCATGCACCGGGACGGTTGAAAACGCCCCGGCTAGGGGATTCCGAGGTACTTGTGCGTCTGGAGGCAAAGTCGCCATCTGGGATGTGCAAGGCACCACCGCACAGCCTCCGACTCTGCATCGCCTCTGCCTGCATCCCCAAGTCCGTCTCTAGGCTGCATGAGAAGGTAGGTGAAAGCGAGAGATTCGTACGATTCAGGGCAAATGCCCTGCTGCGGCCAGACGAGTTTGAGCTCATCCCCGGAGGTGACGGCAAGCCGGGTTCCGGCCTTCGGGCTCACGGTCACCCAGTCTATGCCCTCCGGCAGGCGAACGGTGCCGTTGGTCTCGATAGCGACTTCACAGCCGTGGGCATGGAGGATGTCGATCAGGGGACGGTCGAGTTGCAAGGCAGGTTCGCCGCCGGTGAAGACGACATACGGACGGTATCCTTCTCCGGTCTTGTAGGGAAAGGCGGCGAGGATGGCTGCGGCGAGCGTCGCGGCATCTTCGAAGACGCCCCCGCCCGGACCATCGGTACCCACGAAATCAGTATCGCAGAAGGGGCACACGGCAGCGGGCCTGTCCTGCGCCCACCCCGTCCACAGGTTGCAACCCGAGAAACGGCAGAACACGGCGGCACGCCCTGCGCGCATCCCCTCGCCCTGCAACGTGTGGAAAATCTCTTTGACACGATACGTCATCGCCCTTCCCCATGGACCGCATGACCGGCGACGTACGCATCCCAGCCTGCGCGCCGCAGTTCACAGGCGGGGCATGTGCCGCACCCGTACCCCCACGGATGCCGGACATCGCGCACACCCTTGTAGCAGGTATGGGAACGCTCGAGCACCAGTTCGACGAAATCCTGCCCGCCCTCATCACGCGCCATGTCCCACGTCTGCGCCTTGGTCAGCCACATGAGCGGCGTGTGCACCACAAAGCG
This window encodes:
- a CDS encoding D-alanyl-D-alanine carboxypeptidase family protein, whose translation is MAHQSIPGHGKRFPGQLGIVLLVLTFVVASVCGAHASERLNVVSAFLIDQNSRRVLFEQNADAQIPPASLTKVISMYVALDHIRAGKASLADKVKISARAARTGGSRMFLTRGETVSLDELLMGMAVSSGNDASVAVAEHIAGSTDRFVQLMNAKARALGMTETTFRNVNGLPAAGQKTTARDMGKLAVSYLTAHPQALRYHSTRFIRHNKVITTNKNPMLGNCEGADGLKTGWVCASGYNLISTVKRGNTRLVAVVLGAENSQVRGQEMNRLIDAGYRSLRGEGPSVAAVLPRLSPADYRIDLHKTNSLAYAEVSKHKKKIAARKGKLRAGKTGSKQHASAQVSKSSKSSKAVKGKSPDKSAATSKAVATVRREKAKAVPSNKSVRATKVQQARKAAVARKTETKTTVKRSKPATAASTKKTAAPPRTPVQRAERTDKRG
- the queD gene encoding 6-carboxytetrahydropterin synthase QueD encodes the protein MELFVTLSFDAAHRLPCVPKGHKCGNLHGHTFSVEVHLAGPLDGDNGWVMDFGDVKRVARPVVDQLDHAYLNDIEGLENPTSENIARWLWERLVTSLPLLSKVVVRESPTSGAVYRGHSA
- the queE gene encoding 7-carboxy-7-deazaguanine synthase, whose product is MTYRVKEIFHTLQGEGMRAGRAAVFCRFSGCNLWTGWAQDRPAAVCPFCDTDFVGTDGPGGGVFEDAATLAAAILAAFPYKTGEGYRPYVVFTGGEPALQLDRPLIDILHAHGCEVAIETNGTVRLPEGIDWVTVSPKAGTRLAVTSGDELKLVWPQQGICPESYESLAFTYLLMQPRDGLGDAGRGDAESEAVRWCLAHPRWRLCLQTHKYLGIP